A window from Mangifera indica cultivar Alphonso chromosome 2, CATAS_Mindica_2.1, whole genome shotgun sequence encodes these proteins:
- the LOC123206609 gene encoding heat stress transcription factor A-1e — protein sequence MDPMSSGNSLPPFLSKIYDLVEDSSTNDIISWSCGSNSFIVWKVAEFSRDLLPKYFKHSNFSSFVRQLNTYGFRKVDPDRYEFANEGFLRGQKHLLKNISRRKSAQGHSQQPAQLQSSTAGACVEVGKYGLQEEVEILKRDKNVLMQELVRLRQQQQATDRQLQTVGQRVEVMEQRQQQMMSFLAKAMHNPGFLSQLVQQQNDSNRCISGGNKKRRLPRQDEENVAGAYNAANGQIIKFQPSMNEAAKAMLHQISKMNASSRHEPSVSNLGSFLIDNVASANALDSRSSSSQISGLTLAEVPPTSGQSYMSAESRFPVNCPSSAMSEIQGPLCKAADHVKVDKIRNTNVHIDREDKTLPNSQLPGIVPESTIGIPDVNFVLCGNGNAENMDPIAAVLDGSMPVEAGFCSPDQDEDILPDGISKLPGIDDVFWEQFFTASPHTGDTDEINSSSLETGVSNEGEPQLGQENGWDKIPHMNHLTKQMGLLASEGRKL from the exons ATGGACCCCATGTCAAGTGGGAATTCGCTGCCGCCATTTCTTAGCAAAATCTACGACCTGGTGGAAGACTCCTCCACAAACGACATCATTTCCTGGAGTTGTGGTAGTAACAGTTTTATTGTCTGGAAAGTCGCCGAGTTTTCGAGGGACCTCTTGCCGAAGTATTTCAAACACAGTAACTTCTCCAGCTTCGTCCGCCAGCTTAATACTTAT GGTTTTAGGAAGGTTGACCCAGATCGGTATGAATTTGCAAATGAAGGCTTTTTAAGAGGCCAGAAGCATCTATTGAAGAATATTAGTCGGCGAAAATCAGCTCAAGGTCATAGTCAACAACCAGCTCAACTTCAGAGCTCCACAGCTGGGGCATGTGTTGAAGTGGGGAAATATGGGCTTCAGGAAGAGGTTGAAATCCTTAAGCGGGACAAGAATGTTCTCATGCAGGAACTTGTTAGGTTGAGGCAGCAGCAGCAGGCCACAGATCGTCAATTGCAAACTGTGGGGCAGCGTGTGGAGGTGATGGAGCAGCGTCAGCAACAAATGATGTCTTTTCTTGCAAAGGCCATGCACAATCCAGGCTTCTTAAGCCAGCTTGTACAACAGCAGAATGACAGCAACAGGTGCATTTCTGGTGGCAACAAAAAGAGGAGGCTGCCTAGACAGGATGAAGAAAATGTGGCTGGTGCATATAATGCGGCTAATGgacaaattatcaaattccaGCCTTCAATGAATGAGGCAGCTAAAGCCATGCTGCACCAGATCTCAAAGATGAATGCATCTTCTAGGCATGAACCATCCGTGAGCAACCTTGGGTCTTTCCTGATTGATAATGTTGCTTCTGCTAATGCTTTGGACAGTAGGAGCTCCTCTAGTCAAATTTCGGGATTGACACTTGCTGAGGTTCCACCCACTTCTGGGCAGTCTTATATGTCAGCTGAATCAAGATTTCCTGTCAATTGTCCATCTTCTGCCATGTCTGAGATACAAGGTCCCCTTTGTAAGGCAGCAGACCATGTCAAGGTGGATAAAATCCGAAATACGAATGTCCATATTGATAGGGAAGACAAAACTTTGCCTAACTCTCAATTACCAGGAATTGTGCCTGAAAGTACTATTGGAATCCCTGATGTGAATTTTGTATTGTGCGGAAATGGGAATGCAGAAAATATGGATCCAATTGCTGCAGTTTTGGATGGTTCAATGCCTGTAGAAGCTGGTTTTTGTTCCCCTGACCAAGATGAAGACATTTTGCCAGATGGGATCTCTAAGCTTCCAGGGATTGATGATGTCTTTTGGGAACAATTTTTCACAGCAAGCCCACATACAGGAGACACAGATGAGATTAATTCTAGCTCATTGGAAACTGGCGTGAGCAATGAGGGGGAACCACAGCTGGGGCAGGAGAATGGATGGGATAAGATTCCGCATATGAATCATCTTACTAAGCAGATGGGTCTTCTTGCGTCCGAGGGCAGAAAGCTTTGA